The genomic interval TACATGggtatattttgaaaaagtacAAGTAACTAAAAGattatatttgttaaaatatttattgaatagtTCAATGATATTTTACAAGTGGCTGCGTAATCTGGCGTATCAGTCAAGATTAGGAACATCACCTCAAATCATCTTTGTATAAATTGGGTTTCTGTTTTAATTCGTTTTCGCGTCTGCCATCGCCAAATTATAGCACATCATCACAATTAACCAGGCGATTGCTGCAAATGAAAGTAAGAAATCAATCATTATACGTATGTAATTACTTTGGTCGCTTATCACACTACCCCTTAACTgaatattaaaagcaaatcaacTTTTTTGCACTGCATCGTGACTCAGAGCTGCCTGTCTTATTGATAGCGACTTTTGTTGACATGTGAGTTGAGATTTGCGATTGTAGTTGTGCAACAAGTACATTTCACTAAGACGCACTTCAGCAACACTCACCTGTCGGACTGCAATCGGAAGATATTTTCTGGTACAGCCTCTACATTGGAGTTCAGACACAACAATTTGGTACCGTTTATGGAACTGTATGCATTTAGTAGATTGGCATGAGCttgcgtttgctgctgctgatgacgCTGATGTATTTTAGAGAATTGCTCAGCTGAAATGGTTAATTTTCATGGGTTAAAGCATACTGTATCTGTAGAAATTATTTCCAGTCTCTTACCCAATATACAATTAAAGGTTGGCCCAACAGTTCCGGCAATAGTCTGCTCCGAAATGCCTCCAATTATAAGGTCCACATCTGTCCAGCTCTTGTACACGCTCTTTAGTTTATCCACGAGCTTTAATTAGAgtcaaataatataataataaatatttatgtaaatgttaattttattaaagtgaattgaatgaaattaaatgacgatagctttaaaactgagagactagttcgcatcgAAACATACAGAGggacagacgggcatggctataTCGAGGGGGCTGTTGATACGGATCatgaacatatatacttaACGAAGATCTTTCCTTCTATGCGTTGCCGATTTCACGACAAAGCTATAATACAATATTAACCatgcaagggtatacaaaaacacTCATGTGAACataattatgcatatttatacaaGAATTCTGTGTTCCTTAAGCGATCTTGATCAAATTTGGCTAAAATTGATGTGTGAAtcgaattttaatattaatatttttgaatttgctGGAAAGGGGGCggtatcaaaaaaaaatgaaatacactACATTTGTACACAAAGTAAGTAAGTAAGTAAGTATACATACTTAGCGCAATTCTAGTGGTCAACTTTAATGACTCTAGCTCAGAAGAGCCAGGAGAAGTGCTCAAAACCCCGTATTTCAATAccgatttatgttgattgCCTAGAACGGGGCAAGTTTCGGAAGTTCTCTGAACTGCGCGCTGAGCTACCATCACAGCTGAGTATATATGctatacttaatggggtcggagattctCGATTTTGCCTATTACACACATTGGCACACAACGATTACCCGTTTTTGATGGGTTCAGAGCATAACAAATTGATGTTTTGAGTAACAGCCTTATACTTTTGTACACATGGAATCAAATATACTTGAGTCCTGAGCACAGCGGTCATAAATATTCAGCACCGTAATTATTCTAAAATGCATTCACTAGCTACCAAGCTAAGTGTGTAAAGTCATTTGCTTACCTCCTTTGGTATAAGCGGCTCAAAATCTTTCCAATCAGTAATTTTTGTCTTATTACTGCATGCCTCCAAATACTTGTAATAGGGTTGTAAGCCATGATCCCGACCTCTTTGAATGTCAAATGCCAAAATATCGGCATGCGCCGGTTTCGTCTGTTCATGCCACACAATCTGTAATGAGGTTTCAATAATATCTTAATTTGTATAGCAGAAAACTGAACTTTAtcaattgttttaaatacTTACAGAGCCTACATAGGAAGCATCCATTTTCATAGCCCGCTCGTGGAGTAAGCTTTGCAGGATCACGTTAAGCTTTTTGGCCGTATACCCTAGTTGGGGCttgtatatttcattttttagcTCAAATAGATTCGTTAGCGGCAGGATATTGCTGTAATGATCagcaaaaatgaaaagtatattaacaaaaatatgtatattgtcTTACTTGCTAACTCTCTTTGAGTCAACTTCATTATTGGTGGCTAGATCGTGCAGCACGTCTGGGAGCATTGAGAAATAGAAACGGATAGCAGCTACTCCAAATTCATTGGAAACCTCAAACAGTCGTTGGTCAGCAACTACTGGTGGTGTAGTAAGCACTTCAGCGGCGCTCTCCTCGCCTAGAACCTCTGTGAGCCACTCCCTCATGATAACTcgtcgataaatatcgatgttGACTGCCTTTGCCGCCTGGAATAGCTGCTCATCATTCCAGCCCTTGTTACGTGCCAGCAGCTCAGCGGCAATGCGATTGTGGTTGCGCATGAAGATTGTATATATCAGAATAGAGAAGGGATTGCTGTTAACACGCGAGTCCCCCGCCACAAAACAGGTGGTCGCATTTGCATTGTCGCTCCAAGCGCAGAAGGTGTGATATTCATCTTCTGAAGTCATGGGCAAGAGGCTTCTGTTCGAGCTGGACTTTAAGGTGCCGTTGATCAACGTGCGCATTTTGCGCTCTGCTACATCTGTGAAACCGTAAAGCTGGGACAGATCCAAAATGCCAGTCGCTTGGTTGAGctgtcatacaaaaatttgacCTAAGAACTCATTGACTGGCATTGATATTtcttaaacacacacacctgctCAGCAGCCCCAAAGCTACAGCTCTCCCCCACAGCAAGGGCGCTTCTTACATAGTTCAGGCAGTTGGGCCAACTGTATTTATCATTGTGGAGAATTGGTGCACACAACGGATGATGGAAACGGGGCTGCAGATTGTTTTGATTACGGTTGCAGCATTCGATCGGGGATCCATTGCCTAACATAAGAAATGATTGTTATTGGCAATGCAGTATCTAAATAAATTTGCGGCCACTTACTCATCGACTGAGAAACTGTCTTGCTTAGATCATGCtctataaactgtgcaaactGAACAAGAACTAAATTCAAATTTCGACCATTATCTAGTTCACTCTTTGCCCTAGAGCCAGTTTTCTGCTCTGCATTTTCCCGATCATACAAAGCCATGCTTATGGACCAAGCAGCGGGTAGTTTATCCTCGTCGAACATCTGGAAACCAAATTACAATCAACAATAGCTCAAATTGAGTGTCCACTCACCTCGTGAAAGCCATCCTTGTAGTGGCGCGGCAGTAGACGCCTAAAAGCATAGTGGCCAGCGCGTGAACTGTGCAGTAATCTATCACACTCGGATTTGAGAGCGCTGCCCTCGGGGAGCGGCTTTGTCCGAAGGTATTCACGGCACTCATCACTAGAGATGCCTAGAGGGACACACTTGCTGTTATACATGAATAGACTCGCCTTCAGAATTTTTAGCGCAATGTCACTGTCAAGCTTCGTTTTTTCATTCGGTAAAGTATCCAGCAATTGAGCGTGTGAGAGGCTGCCATGCTGGACAGTGATGTCAGAGTTTAAGAGATTATCTTCGAGTCTATAATATGCatttgaaattgcaaaataatcAGTAAGAGAAATTGATTTCATTCGTATACTTTTAATAAGCATAGTAAAGCTTTGGATAGTTTGGTTTAGATTGTTCAGCTACAATTAAAAATAGGATCTTGCTCGACAAAATTCGTGCTTAGTGAAGCTTGCAACTAATTCCATTGGtaagataaaattataaaaaaaattgttgattaTACAGCATCTCAGCAATCAGTTCATAgatgcaaaataataatatataaagctAAATATTCAGTTTATCGCAATCTGGGAAACTGCCTGTTAACCCGACTTTTTAACCCCACACGATCATGTAATGAGATTAtgtataaactatatataaatatttaaaaatatataaaatgaccAGTTAACCttattttcatacatttttgCCATGTAATCTAAGAAAGTACGAGTAGAACTGGTCAAAAAAGGTGAAAGCTCGATCCATCCGCAGACCCACATACCCGAAACCCAAAGTCGAAAGCTTATTCATTTTCAACTGGGTCAGGGCTTAAAAACAGGTCAAGTTAGGCTGGAAATATGATACATGATACacatgataaatatatatatgaggacttgaggtgcaaatgtatgtaacaggcagagggAAGCATTTTggaccccataaagtgtatatatttttctttttgtttggcaACCTTCGGTTATCTTCGACACGACGAAGAAATTCCCATATAGGATACCGTAAACTTTCCTTTAGACAAAAGCTTTATATCCTAAAGATTGATGTAATAGAAGGTTACGATGATATTCTGATATTCCTCCTACTTTCCATAAATACTTTATAGGGTTGAAGGCGTTTCCACCGCTCTTCGCGACAAATTCATGCCCAATACAAGGATATAACAAGAAAACTGAAGCAAAAAAGGCTTTCATAAAGATTAGATATGaaacaagtatatatatataggatagGTAGAATGTTTGTGACGGCATCTCGGCGGTGGATGCAGTGCATCTCTAAGCGGGACTCTCGCGACTAAAGCGATATTACTCTTAAAAGCATACacttatacaattttaattaaatacaaccTTTTTTGTCTATTGATAGAGTCAATTCCTGAAGTTACGAACTCCATCCATTGAGCTGGCGAAATTCCATTTAAGTACTCCTTCACATTCTTGCTTAAAGTAAGATGAGCTGTAAGAAAATAAATCCAATTAGACTAAAGTTTTTAAAGTGAACTCTTTACACTTAGTGTAACCATGGGAAATAagtaaaaattgttaaatagtTTGTAAAAATACATGTAAAAGACAAAGATTCGACGAATTACTGTAAATGTATCCTTAATCAGAAGCAGTTCCACCTTCTTACATTGCAGAATAGGTGTGTTTTATATAATCAGTTCGTTTCTCCGAACTCGATAGATATCGATCTTCAGATTAGAGTTTTTGAACATGTCTCGGACTTAAGAAATGGTATAGATGCAAACTGCCTTATAAAGGTTATCGTATAGTATGcattgatcaaaaatatattcttttttttttgatgacCATCCCgataaaaaccaaatttaatttggaGCCTCACGCTTTAGTTGAAAAACACGATCGAATTACAAGTCCTGAAAGTTTTATAACAAACGAAGGAACCATGCTgctattttatatatgaatatgcacGCAAGTTTACATACAagattatacatgcataacgTTTGAATacgtaaataataattttagtgttatttattgattatatacagataaatattaataatcatgCATCCTAGAATACGGTTTACAGAATATTAACACTTTTTCACTTATATTTGCAATTGCATTACtctaaaataaacttacatTGTGGAAATTCAAGCACCTTAGCACTATTGCCGGGTCTCGCTGCTAGCGTCAAGAGTATTAGAAAAACGGGCAGGCAAAGATAAATAGGTAGCCCCATTatgaatttcatattttttaatattggctTGTCCACGAAATTAATCTCAAAAAGTGACTACGAAAACAAGATTCGTTCTATCAACACAAACATTAAGTAATATACAATTGAAGCCACTTCACAGCTTGTTGATAAGAAATGTAATTGCGCTTCAACGATGCTAATCTCTACCCAAGCCGCTCAGTGGTATCTCTCGGGCGGTTCGTATATTACTGAACGATATGCAAATCTCAACAGACTACGCAGCTGAGCTGCGCTTAGTCATTATCAGCAGAATGAGTACTCATCGAACACTCGAGAGAAGAGCAAGTAGTAATGCTCTGATTGGAAGCTTGACTTCGATATACCCTTTACACAATGTTGCATTCTTCACAAGCTTATTAATCAATGGTCCAATCTAAAAAATTAGTATTAAGCTATCTATATTGTAAGAgattcaaattttaattttaaatagatagttttatatttcggaccgtttgtttatttgtataatttttaaaataattttctatgcatatatatgcatgtttaAGTTTTCATGTTGACATTATCTTTTCTAGATATAATATACAGAATATTTTTACTATGTTTATATTTGTCTAGTAAATTTCCATACGACACTTTCGTGAATAGGGTATTCATAGGTCTAAgcggaaaataaaataatataaactttGTTTTGATTCTTCGCCAAATACGCACATATGTACACTCTTGTACTTACACTTATTTATGGATGATCTTTCTTTGTTGGggacatttaaatttattatgtataaatgtttatatttggATACACTGAAACTGTACAATTGCGATAATCATGCTCATACAAAGACAGTATacttacatatgcatgtatgtatgtgtgtggcttTAAATACATGAAATATAAACTTCGCTTTGTATACAAAGCAGTTATTCAAACGCCACCAACATACAAATGAATATATGGACAGTGGTCGGGATAATTATTTTAACAAGacaaattttgatatatttttatttttcaaacatttttttaatacaatattGACTAcacaaattgtatatattcattttgttttacgCATATTTAAATGAACGTTATCCAATtgttattcaaattaaatatgccTGCCACTAAACATCCATGCATAAATACtgatgtacatatatgaacAAAACATACGTGATGATGTACAAGTGCATATTAATATGCTTCTGGCAATGCATgtgaattcaatttttaaatgtttatcttAATTCAAATATAATCTCAATTTGTATTAAAGCTCGCAGGAATTTTAATTGAGCTTATACAAATTACATATATTGTATGCATATGTTGACCAACTGTGTGCAcagcaattttaaatttttatattacatCCTCAAAATTGCTATTATACCCGTTTGCTCCCAATATGTTTTCTACGACCTATCCAGCTTTGACGACATTTAATCATCTTTGTATTAACTTACAAGCCAATAACATTAtaattaagaatattttttgttataagctgtttggctttttaagcTCGTCTTCGGTAGAGCCAGCAGCAATTCCATTAGACATGGAATTATGAAAAGTTGAAGTTTTATTTAACatgtattcatatttatttgtaaaataatacatattaCCATATTTATGAGTTTATTTAAAGCTTTCCAGTTGAGTAAAGTTTGCACATGTATGTTTTAACACCAATAGTAACAGATAAGTTGTTTACATCAACAGTTACCGATAAATCTTCTACATCCGATCGCGGCCAAGCGAGTCTTTTGGCTCTTTCCATTTGGTGGCTTGCTAGATACACCACGAAGCCCCTATATGCTCTCCTTCCAAAGGCCAAAGGGGATCTAAATAGGTAGCTTTCTTTGACTAAGCACTTTTACTGAAAAAGCAAAGACTATAATAAATGTTTTGAATACAGTTAAGCCTAAAATATCCCGAATATTAAGAATTCCCAGTTGACActtaaaaacttttacaaCCTAATTTGATGGTTTAAACACAGAATGAAGAGAAACGCGCACTCAATATTCAAACCAAATGTGTTCGTTTGTCATCAAATGTCATTGTCATCAaatgtcattgtcattgttaCAGCACTacagtataaaaaaaataccaaaatgtaGAAATGCATAGTTATTAACAGCAAGCAATTGTAATTTCGAAATATATCTTTCGTTATTCGCTTAAAATAAGATTCACAcaattttctattaatttaattgaaattaatgtAAATACTAGAAATAAGcctatattattaaattcctCCAAAAGCCTATCTTACAAAATACCAGAAGTCTATCAAAATgcaatgaatatatatggCATCAAATACGGCCACTTTATGAATCGACTTGGTGAGGTCGAGACTTAAGTTCGCACAACCAAAACATAATGATTAACTATATAAAAAGAGTagtatgaaataaaaattaaaggaCCAGAgttttacataatttaattttattttataattttatatgatAAAAGCCGctgaaaaattcaaaataagtttatttagttttctcttaatttaattttactattgACCCAAAATGCGGGTACAAAAACATCCATTTTGGTAGTATTAGTTTTGGTATTATACACTTAGAAATAAGTATTTGTAAGTTGTCTCGTAGTATTTTCATTCTTTCATAATACGGTCACACTTTAGTTAGCTGGGTTTTGCCGAGTTTTCGTGttgatgcatttatatataaatacataaaatagcGTGAAGCAGTTTTTAACAATGCCTTTACTTGAAACGGATATCTCCAACGATCAGTTCAATAATGATCAATCCAAGCCAATGTCTGGGCCCATCATTGGCATTATATATCCGCCGCCGGAAGTTAGAAGCATCCTTTTACAAAACAAActctaaatacatataattattttaatctGAAGGTTTTCTTTATGCTCAGTAAACTATATTTAACTAATTAGATATTGTTGACAAGACCGCTAGCTTCGTGGCTCGTAACGGTCCGGAGTTTGAGGCTCGCATCCGGCAAAACGAGCTGGGTAACCCGaaatttaactttttaaatgGAGGCGATCCGTATCATGCCTATTACAGGCATAAGGTGAACGAGTTCCGCGAAGGAAACGGCAAGTATTATTCCTTGG from Drosophila virilis strain 15010-1051.87 chromosome 2, Dvir_AGI_RSII-ME, whole genome shotgun sequence carries:
- the Irc gene encoding salivary peroxidase/catechol oxidase → MKFIMGLPIYLCLPVFLILLTLAARPGNSAKVLEFPQSHLTLSKNVKEYLNGISPAQWMEFVTSGIDSINRQKRLEDNLLNSDITVQHGSLSHAQLLDTLPNEKTKLDSDIALKILKASLFMYNSKCVPLGISSDECREYLRTKPLPEGSALKSECDRLLHSSRAGHYAFRRLLPRHYKDGFHEMFDEDKLPAAWSISMALYDRENAEQKTGSRAKSELDNGRNLNLVLVQFAQFIEHDLSKTVSQSMSNGSPIECCNRNQNNLQPRFHHPLCAPILHNDKYSWPNCLNYVRSALAVGESCSFGAAEQLNQATGILDLSQLYGFTDVAERKMRTLINGTLKSSSNRSLLPMTSEDEYHTFCAWSDNANATTCFVAGDSRVNSNPFSILIYTIFMRNHNRIAAELLARNKGWNDEQLFQAAKAVNIDIYRRVIMREWLTEVLGEESAAEVLTTPPVVADQRLFEVSNEFGVAAIRFYFSMLPDVLHDLATNNEVDSKRVSNNILPLTNLFELKNEIYKPQLGYTAKKLNVILQSLLHERAMKMDASYVGSIVWHEQTKPAHADILAFDIQRGRDHGLQPYYKYLEACSNKTKITDWKDFEPLIPKELVDKLKSVYKSWTDVDLIIGGISEQTIAGTVGPTFNCILAEQFSKIHQRHQQQQTQAHANLLNAYSSINGTKLLCLNSNVEAVPENIFRLQSDSNRLVNCDDVL